A segment of the Methanocalculus alkaliphilus genome:
TCGCTACTGTTAATTCTCTGTGTATCTCTTCGATTGCTGCATTGAGAGCTGCATCGCTCTCCATCGCTGGTGCAAGGAGTGGAAGTGCCATCCCTGCCATATCAGCACCGAGTGCGAGGGCCTTTGCAATATCGAGGCCGTTACGAAGGCCTCCTGTTGCAATAACCGGCCCTCCGGTCTCTCTGACCTCCATCAGGCTCACCACTGTCGGGATCCCCCAGCTCAGGAAGTCGTCACCGAGGCGTCTCTGTACGGGGTCGCCAGCTTCGTCGGCCCGGACCCCTTCGACACGGGCCCATGATGTGCCACCGTATCCTCCGATATCTATCGCCTGAACCCCGGCGTTCCAGAGGTTATATGCGGTCTCCCGTGAGATGCCCGATCCCGTCTCTTTTGCGATCACCGGGAATGGAACGAGCGAGCAGAGCTCTTCTATCGCCTTGAGGCATCCGGTTGCATCATGATCACCTTCGGGCTGAATCGCTTCCTGGAGTGGATTTAAATGGATTGCTATTGCATCCGCCTCGATCATCGAGACGGCCTCCTCAGCCCAGGCAGGTCCATGGTCGCGGAGCTGTATCGCCCCGATATTTGCAACAATGAACGCAGTCGGAGCCTCTTCCCTGACCACAGAGAACGAGTGTCTGAGATCGGACCGCTCAAGTGCTGCCCGCTGTGATCCGACACCGATGGCGCATCCGAATCGCTCGGCCGCACGCCCGAGACGGCGGTTCACCTCGGTCGTTCCGGGATGGCCACCAGTCATCGCGGCGATGAAGAGGGGGGATGAGAGGGTTGTGTTCAGGAAACGGCAGGAGAGATCGATATGATCCATATCTGCCTCAGGAAGTGCGGAATGAACGATCCGTACATCGGAAAACCCCGAACATCCTGCTTCAATCTCCTTCTCACTGCAGATGCGGAGGTGATCGAGTTTGCGTGATGTCGTCTGTTCAGGAAGGGTCATAGCTGCTCCATGACGATCTCAGTTCCGCCGTGATCGTCTCCGGCGAGAAAGTCTCCGAGTCGCCCAATATGAAATATCGATGACGTGATGCCCGTATCGGCGAGGGCGAGAAGTTCTTGTACCTTCCCCCGCATCCCTCCGGTCACATCCATCTTCTCCGAGTCCCCGAGATCGATGGTATCTACGGTTGATCGTGTCAGCTCCCGGACCACCTCTCCTCCGGAGAGGACGCCGGCCACATCGGTGGCAAGGCCGACGCGATCTGCCCGGACCCCTTCTGCAATTCTGAGGACGAGCTGATCACCGGAGATGATGCAGGCTCCACGTCTCCTGTCCATAACGACATCGCCATGGAGGACCGGTACAACACCGAGATCTGCCATCACTGCAAGCTGCCCGGTCTCAAAAGAGATGAGCCGTCCATCCTCTGCAAGTGAGCCGCAGAGGGGGTGGACCCCGACGGCATCGATACCGGCATCCCGGAGTATCGAGACAACGGTGCCGTTGAGACCTGCAACGGCACGGTGTGTCTCTCCGATACCAGCGGCATTCTCCTCTCCGACGCCCTCCTGAATTCGGTACTGGTGGGCTTCAGGGTGGCCGCAGGATCCCGCACCATGGACGATGATAAGGGGGAGATCCCGATGGAGAGCGATAGTCTCCGCTATCGCCTGGAGCCGGGTGGTGTGTATCACCCCCGGGTTCTGCTTCTCGGTGATCACGGATCCCCCGAGCTTGAGTACGGTCGTCTTACTCATCCTTCTCTTTCCGGACACCCTGGGTGTCAATGGTGGTGATGATTGCCCGTGCATCGCACGCCTCAATCGCACCAGCGACACGGGTTTTGGCACTCTTGGAACAGAGTGCAAACATACACCCGCCACCTCCGGCCCCGGTCACCTTTGCTCCAAGCGCCCCGGCTGCCCGGGCAGCCAGGACGAGACGGGATATCTGGGGATGGCCGACGCCGAGGGCATCCAGGAGTGCATGATTCATATTCATCAGGTTGCCGAGTTCACGCGGATTGTTGAAGTGGTGCATCGAACATTTGGTGACCGCGGCGATTGCTTCGATTATCGGATCGGCTATCTGGGGGCGTGTCCTCTTCAGCTCGGCCACCTTCCCGACCATCTCGGATGTATTGTGATGGGTGAGGCTGTTGCCGATGACAAGCTGGATCGGCTGGGGGGGGAGCCGCCTCTTTGTGTTGCCGGTGATGAGCACCATCCCTCCGACGGTTGAGACATACGTATCTGTCGCGCTTGCCCGCCCCTTCTGAACGTTCTTCTCAACAATATGAGCAAGAGATGATAGCTCTTCCGGACTTTTGCCCATCTCAAACTCATCATTTATTGCAAAGAGGGTCGCAACCGTCACTGCCGCCGAGGATCCGAGCCCTGATGAACTTGGAAGCTGGGACCTGACATAGACCGATCCCGAGACCCCCATCTGCCGGAAACACTCGGCAATATACGATGAGTTTGGTTTCTTCTGCCGCTTGGCTCTCCGGACGGTGACCATCACCCTCGGCTTGATCGCCATTGCAATACCGGGTTTGCCATAGACGACAGCATGTTCACCAAAGAGGAAGACCTTCCCTGGAGCACTCCATGTTGCCACCCTACACCACCGCAATGGCCGCATACCCGACGACTTCCGGATCCCCGGTGACATCGCCGCTTGTCATATAGGTGAGAAGAATCCCCTTCTCAGCACCGAGATCCCCGGTTGCACGGAGCATGGCTGCGATAGGGCCGACGCCACAGGCCGATACCCCAAGCTCCCTGATCGTTTTGTAAAATGCATCGGTATCAAGGGAGAGGATCGGTTTAATCGCTTCAGCATCAATCTTCTCGGCAGTATTCTTTGGTATATAATGGGAGAAGTCGCTTGATGCAACGATAACCACATCCCGCTTCGTCTTCTGAATGGCACGGAGGATCAGCCCTGACAGGCGTTCCGCCTCTTCCGCTGACTGGTCTCCCATCAGGATCGGTGTGATCCTGGCTCGTGGGAACCGGTATTTGATAAGCGGCATCTGTGTCTCAAGTGAGTTTTCATCATCCTGATGTGCCGCTTCATCAACGGGGAGCTCAAGTGCCAGAGAGAGCTCTTCATCATTGGTCAGAATGCCAAGCGGGGTCTCCCAGGGGAGTGCGGATACGCATGTCCTGTATCCCCGATGGCTTGGGCCGATGATGATGAATGTCCCTGCGAATCCGGGATCGATGGTACTGTATCCGCGGGCGGCGACAGCACCGGAGTACGGATACCCTGCATGCGGAACAATAATGCCAAGGGGATGAAGCTGCTCACCCTGCTTCGTGAAGAACATCCCAAGCACCTGCTCAAGGTGCCCGGGTTCCCCGGGATAAAACATCCCTGCCATAGTACACCGTCGGATCTCCATAGGTTCGCACCTCTTCTGGCAGTTGTTCTTCTGACTATTTAAAGATCGGTCTCGAAGTCTTCGGGGGTGAGTGAGGTTGTAATACCACGGATTCTGAGCATCTCCTTGGTCAGGAGATAGTAGATCATGGAGAGAGCCTTCCGTCCCTTGTTGTTCGTCGGGATGACGAGATCGATGTTCTTTGTGCTGTTGTTCGTGTCGCAGAGGGCAATGACGGGGATACCGTTTAAGACTGCCTCGCGAACGACCTGGGCATCGCCGATCGGGTCGGTGACGATGACGACATCAGGCTCGATGTACTTCTGGAGCGATGTCTTGTTCAGGGCAGGATTTGTGAGGGTCCCTGGGATGAACCGTCCGGTGGTTGCCATTGCTCCGATCGTCTCTGAAAATTTCCTTGCCGGATACTGGCCGTACTGACGTGATGTGACGGCAAGAATCTTTGGGGCTTCAAAACCGGAGAGGAACTTTGCAACCTGCTTGATCCGCTCATCGGTCTTTCTGATATCGATGATATACAGACCATCTCCGCGGACGCGGTAGATGAAATTCATCATCTCATTGCTCTTCTGCTGCGTTCCGATGTGAACACCTGCTGCAAGGTACTCCTCGACAGGGATGAGGGGTTCGTTCAGTTCGATATCAAGTTCAGTCTCGCTCATGCGAAATTCTCCGAAATACGAATTAATTCATTTAATTTTGCTATCCGTTCGCCACCAACAATACCGCATTTGAGATAGATGCATCCAAATGCTGTTGCCAGGTGGGCAATGGTTGTATCTGTCGTCTCTCCGGACCGGTGGCTCATCACCGTCTCCATACCTGTTCTGTGTGAGAGGCTCACGGCTTCGAAGGTATCGGTGAGGGTTCCGATCTGGTTGGGTTTGATCAGCACCGCAGTCGCCGAGGAGAGTTCCACTCCTCTCTGGATACGCTCAGGGTTTGTGACGAAGAGATCATCGCCACAGATGAGGCAGTTGTCAGGGATCTGGCTGGTGAGGGTTCCAAACCCTTCAAAATCCTCCTCATGGAGTGGATCCTCAACATAGATGAGCCCATAGGTATCGACGAGATCGGCGATATACGCAATCTGATCCTCGGTTGCCCGGCTGATGTCACGGTACGCATACCGTTCTCCATCCCAGAGCTCGCTTGCAGCGACATCCAGGCCGATTCCGACGGTGACACCGGTCTCATCGGTGATGGTATCGATCGCCTCTCCGATGATCTCAAGCGCATCTGTATCGCTGATCTGTGGAGCCCAGCCCCCCTCGTCTCCCTTACCGCAGGTGATCCCCCGTCCGCTCAGGAGCTTTTTAACCTCCTTATGGACGAGTGCGTTGGTAAAGACCGCCTCTTCTGTTGAGGAGGCACCGGTTGGGACGATAAGAAACTCCTGGATCTCGGTCGCTCCGGGTGCGTGTGCACCCCCGCCGATGGCATTACCAAGCGGCAACGGGGCTTCATCGGCATAGACTCCCCCAAGGTGGGTATAGAGTTCGATACCGGTCGCCGATGCTGCTGCCTTTGCGTTGGCAAGTGAGAGAGCAACAGCGATATTGGCGCCGATACCCTCAAAGGTGGCTGTTCCATCGATTTCATGAAGAATTCGATCAAAGGTCACCTGGTCACGGGAGTCAAGACCGATCAGCTGGGGGATGACCGTATTGTATGCATACGGTATCGCCTCCTGCGGAGGTCTGACGACCGCCTCATGCCTCCCGGTGCTGGCCCCGCTCGGGGCTGCAGCACGCCCGTACCCGCCGTTGACAATCACATCGGCCTCGATGGTCGGATTCCCACGGCTATCGAGGATGGTCCTGAGCGTCACTGCTTCTATCGATGTCATGCAACCACAACTTCCTGATCCCCGAAATGGCGCTTGACGGTGATGGGTACAAGACCCTTATCAAATTCCTCAAGTGCGATCTCAAGTGGATCAATCCGACCGGTTTTGATCAGTACCGGGGCACCCATCGATATCTGCAATGCTCTGGCTCCGATGATCCTGGCTCGTTCGTATCGAGTGTAGGATATCATAGTAATCATTCCGTAAAATTTTGAACAGAAATGGGGTCGCTGAGATTCGAACTCAGGTCACTGCGTCCCGAACGCAATAGGATAGTCCAGGCTACCCCACGACCCCTCACTGATAGGGATACTGTTCATCAATAATCTCCTTATGCGAGAGGAGCATTCTTCTGCAACAGTACCGCTCTAAACCGAGGGTGTTGAGGATCTCTTTTGGATCCTCACCTGCCGCTTTCCGCTCCTTGAACTCATCCCATGCCGTGGAAACCACTTTTCCACAGGTGAAACATCGTACAGGTATCATTGTCCTCGATTCCTTATTATCCTGCCTGTATTTAACGGTACGACTTCTGGAATCTCTTCCGTGCACCACGGCCATGCGGCTTCTTCGCCTCTTTCTGGCGTGAGTCATTGACGAGGAGCGTCCTGTCGTATCCAAGATACACCTCTTTGATGGCAGGATCATTCGTCCAGCTCAGAAGACCCCGTCCAAGTGCTGTCCTGACCGCTTCTGCCTGGCCGTTGATACCGCCTCCACTGACATTGATCTCGATATCAATCGAGTCATTGACGCCAGGTGCAAGGACGAGTGCCTCAGTGATCTTCATCCGGATAAGCTCAGATCCATAGATCTCAAGAGGTACCGAGTTGATTCTGATCCTGCCCTTCCCCTCCCTGAGGGTTGCGCGGGCGACGGCTGTCTTTCTCTTTCCGCTTGTATTGATGATTTTTCCCATATCCCGATCCCTCCTAGAACTTTGCACCAAGGTTCTGGCTGACTGTGCCGAGCGTCACGTACATGGGCTTGTTCAGCCTGTTACGGTGAGCTTCGTCGATGCTCTCCATCTCCTGTCCTGCAAACTCATCCGGAACACCGACATATGCCTTGACACGGCGGAGCGCCTCGGCGCCATGGCCTGTCTTGTACGGGATCATTCCACGGATGGTCCGCTTCATGATGTCATCAGGACGGCGGGGGTAGAACGGACCTCCCTCGACAGATCCACGGTTTCTCTTCTCATGGTACTTGCCAAGGACATGTGCCCTGCTCCCTGAGATGATCGCCTTCTCCACATTGACGATGGCGATCTCTTCACCATTGATGACCCGCTTTGCAACGATGCTTGCAAGTCTTCCGAGGAGGAGATTATCTGCATTGATGATTGTTGTCATCCCCGTTCACCTCAGTATCCTGACCCGGCTGCCGGCAGGATGTGCCGAGACGAGCTCTTCGATCGTCATACAATCTCCCTCAGCCTGCACAATCTTCTCACGTGCTGACTCGGAGAAGTGAAGTGCCGCTACCTTGACGGACTGATCGAGTATACCGCTTCCGAGAACCTTCCCGGGGACGAGAATGATCTCGCCTGCCTGCGCATAGCGGTTGATCTTGCCGATATTGACTTCGGCATAGTTACTGCTGGACGTGTCGAGCCTCCGTGCAATCTCACGCCAGATATTCGCCTCGTTCTCATGGGATGCGGATTTGAGCATCCTGATAAGATTGACGAGGCGCGGGTTTGTTTTGCCCGATCTCTTCATCTACAGTCCCTCCGTGGATATTTCCTGTAACGCTTCTACCAGGCTGTCTGACCTGGTTCTGATATATCGCAGTCCCTCTTCGACGATCTGCCGGGCGGATAGGGATCCGTCACCTTCGACGACAAAGAGGAACTTTGTCTCATCTGTATCTATTATGATGGCTGATTCTTCCCCGATACCTGTTCCTATGCATGCCTTCTCACAGAGCCGGCAGAGTGAACAGGCCTCGAGTTTTCCGTCAACGACACGCACCGTCTGACCCTTTACCTCAAGGACATTCCGGGGGCACTCATCGACACACATTCCGCATCCGTCACACCGATCGGTGACGTCTATCACGGGGTACTCTTTGTATCCGCATGCGATTGTCGGCTGCCACTTTGCGTGTTCGGTTCCGATATTCAGAACTGCCACTGCTTCAAGGACGAGTTTCTGATCTCCCCAGAGCTTCACTATGGGGACGTTCGCTTCGACAGGCCCGGTCATCGGGTCATCTGATATCATATCACCTGACATGACGGTCTTTGGACCTTCAACGGTGATGGTGAATGTGACCTGGCAGTGGGGGCAGCCGACACCCTCACAGGTGCAGTCTTCCTTCCTCACAAATCTGGACAGGTCTGTCTTCAGCGGGATCATACCGATACGGTGGGCGAGCATCTCGTCAAAGAGGACGCTTGTGTTATCATAGATCCTGATATCTTCGATGGCGAGTGTCGGAACCTCACCCATCATCGACCGTCTGAGGCTGTTTGCAAATGCCACAGATGTCGAGCTGAGGGTGAACTGTGCAACGCTCTCGTCAAGCCTGCCGAATACGATCTCCATCAGACTCTCCTTCCCCGCCTGCCACCCTTGGTCCGGATACTGTCATGTGAGACCGGGGTGACATCTTCGATTCTGCCGATGCGGACACCTGCACGGGCAAGAGCCCGGATGGCCGCCTGAGCGCCGGGACCCGGGCTCCTCTGCTTTCCGCGGCCTGGTGCACGAACCTTCACATGCAGACCAACGAATCCCTTGTCACGAGCTGCATGGGCAATGTTTGTTGCCATCTGCATTGCGGCATAGGGCGAGCTCTCGTTCCGTGCCTGTTTAACGACCATTCCACCACTGCTCTTACAGATAGTCTCAGCTCCCGAGAGATCCGTGACGGTGATGATGGTGTTGTTGAATGATGCAAATATGTGGGCGATACCCCACTTATCCTTCTCAGCTGCCATGGTTATGCCCTTACATTATTGATTCGGCCGCGTTCGGGGTTACTCTCGCTTGAGAGTGGCGACGTCTTGTAGTAGCTGATCTGCTCTTCATCAGCCCGGGTGACCATGTAGCCCGGGACGGTGACACGCCTGCCGGCGATGGCGATATGGCCATGGCCGATGAGCTGGCGTGCCTGCTTTGGTGAGCGCGCAAGACCCTTTCTGTAGACGATCGTCTGGAGACGGCGTTCAAGGATATGATTAATCGTCAGCGAAAGGACGTCATCAATCGTTGCCCCTGCACCGACGATGGCATACCGCTGCAGGTGCTGAAGAAGCTCTTCCTGCCGTCCCTCGATACGCTCCTGGTCTATACCACCGGAGGTCATCGCAAGGATGTTCCGTGCACCCTGGCGGTGGCGGCGGAGGATATGGGTTGCCTTCCAGATCTCCTTCTTGTTTCGGAGACCAAAGTCAATGGCAATCTTACGTTCGTCGTCGATCCGGGCCTTCTCGAAACGGCGCTTCGGTGACTGGTACTGCTTGTGGTTCTTTCCTGGGTATCCCATTCAAATCACCGCTCACTTCTTCTTCTTCGAGACACCGACAGTTGTTCCGGTTCTGCCTGTGGACTTTGTCCGCTGGCCACGTACTTTCTGTCCTGTCTCATGTCTGATACCACGGTAGCACCGCATCTTCTTCATGATGTTTAAGTCCTCTTCACGTGTAAGAGCGACATCAACACCGGTGATGTGGCGGGCTTTCCCTGTATAGAGATCTTTTGGGCGGTTCATCATCCAGGTGGGAGCTGTATTGACGTACTCATCCACAACGGAGCGGATACGGTCAACCTCTTCATCTGAGAGTTTTCCCATGACTGCATGGGTGTTGACGTCTGCCTTCCGTGCAAGGATGAGCGCGGTGTGGAGCCCCACGCCTTTGATGCCCGTCAGCGAGATCCGGACCGACTGTGTGCCGTCGAGATCTGTGTTACTGACGCGTACGAAGTAATTCAGTTCTTCTTCCATGGATTTTCCTCTAATCTTCTCCTTGGAGCGCTGAGGGAGGGATTTGAACCCTCGAGTCCCAGGGGGACACAGGTTTAGCAAACCTGCGCCATACCAGGCTTGGCTACCTCAACAGAGATATGTCGCATCTTTCGACACTCGCAGTGCAAATGAATCACTGCTCCATGAATTGAGTGCTCTAATAGATTGGTGGAAAAGAGTATTAATGGTTGTGGCTGTCAGCCACGATCCGGCCGCCTGATCCCTGAGGATACGAGGGCAGAGGTCATCAGGGGGATGGCGATTGTTGCATCGCAGAAGCACTGGACCCGCGGGCAGGTAACCGTCTCCTTGCCCCAGCTGATCGCTTCTTCGAAGGTGCATCCCGAGAGACCTCCCCAGTGGGGGGCATCGGTGGTGAACTGGATGGCATAGGCATGCCCCTCAAGGTCACTATCGTGGATGGATGCGATCACCTGGGTCTGCTGGATAAAGTTCTTCGGCACTCCACCTCCGATATAGATGACCCCTGTCTTTGCCGATCGCTCAACGATAGCGGTGATCTCGTCGGCATCGCTGATCTGATCGACCTGGACATCGGTCCCCTCACGTCGCGCCATGACAAGGCTGATCCCGATTGACGAGTCGGCAAGCGCAGGGACGAAGATTGGGATCCCTTCGGCAGCACAGGTGGCGGTGAGCGACCGGCCTTCCGGTCGGACCTCGATGAGCCATTCTCCAAGCCTCCGGATCAGTTCACGGCTTGATCCCCGGAAGGGTGCGATACTGGCGATAAAGTCGGCAACCCGCTGATCAACACTCCGGAACTGTTCTTCATAGGCGAAGACATCATAGATCCGGTCGATCCCCTTCTCAAAGAGGGCCACATCATCGGCATGGTGGTGGCCCCGGTAGTGCCGGACGCCGAGGTGCTCACAGATGTCGTGAAAGATGTTCGCCCCGGTTGAGACGATGGCATCCATGTAGTGCCGTTCTGCGAGACTGATTAAGCATTCCTGCATACCGGCGGGGACCATCGCACCGGAGAGGCCAAGAAGAATGGTGCAATCCGGCTCCTGAATCATCTCTTTCCATATAATGTATGCTTCTCCTAGTTTTCGCCCCTGAAAACCGGTTCGGCTCATGGACTCAAGGAGTTCTGCGATATGTTCCGTCGGTTTCACCGGGCTTGTCGGGGTCAGATCCATAGCAAGTATGTTTCTCATCGTCGGTATTAAAGCAGATGTTGCGGGCGGTACCCGCTATGCGAAAAAAAGGGGGTCAGAGCGCGTTGATAAGCGATCTGCGAGTGACAAGACCGACCGGCTTTGTATCGTTAGTTACAAGGACGGTACTGATATTCTTCTCTTCCATCAATGCGATGACATCATCGACGGTTTTACTCTTCTCGACGGAGGTGACGGGGGTGCTCATGATATCCTGGGCGATCAGATTGCGGATCCGGTTATCATGGTGTTTTACCTCCACCAGCTCTTTGAGCTTCATTATGGACTGTGCGAGATCGGTCTCGGTGACGATACCAAGGACCCTGCTATTGTCAGCAACGATGAACCGTGTTGCTGAATCATCGACCATCCTCCTGTGGAGGTGAACGATCCGGTCCTCGGGTGAGATCTTCGGTGCAAGCTCGATGACCTCTTCAAGCGGGCAGTCGGGTTTCATCACTTTAAGGAGATCGCCCATTGTCACCATGCCGATGAGCTTGTGCTCTGCATCCAGCACGACGACGATCTTATAGCTCTGGAGGAGGGGGATGAGGATGTCAATATCCTGATCCTGGTAGGCGAAGGTGTAGTCTTCTTTGGTGACGTTCGCTACATGAATCTGCGTCGGGGGAATGGGGCCACTCCTTTTGCTCCCGATCTTTTCGGCAATTGTGCGCCGGGATGCAGTCCCTACGACCTGATTGTGGTGAGTGACGATGATCGGATCGACCCCCTCATCGAGCATGCGTTCGAGTGCCTCGGTGATGAGTGAGGATTTTGCGATACTGACGGGCTTTGACATGACGTCTTTGATGGTGATCTGTGTTGTCATTGTGCTACCTCTTTCAGTATGTCGTCTCGTTTTAATATTCCTTTGATGTCGGTACCCTCAACAGCGATGATACTGTTGATATTGTGCTTGCGCATCAGTGCGATCGCGCTTGCAACAGACTCGGACGGGCTGATGGTGATCACGGGCCGTGACATGACGTCTTCGGCGATTGCTGAAACACTCCTGACATGCCGCAGGCTCTTTCTCCCCCCGCTCTCTTCACGGCGCAGATGCATGATCTCCTTTTCAGGAACTCCGTTTTCAAAGATATACCCGTAGAATGCAATATTTGACTCGGTGATAACACCTGCAAGCGTGCCGTCATTATTGATGACGAGGAGCTTGTCGTTTCGTTCCCGTATCACATCAATGACATGGCTGAGTGAGTGGTACCGGGAGATAGTCACCACATCCTCCATGATATCAGCAACTGTCGCCTTGATCTTCTCGACATCGGGTGCCGCCATGATATCCGTCTTTGTGATGATCCCGGCGACGGTATCGCCATCGGTAACCGGGAGACTGCTGATATCATGCAGAAGCATGATCCGGGCGGCTTCCTTCAGTTCGAGATCCGGTGCGATCGTCATCGGATCGTTTGTCATCATCACCTCAACCGGAATACTGTCGATAGGCCGCCGTCTCCACCGGGGATCACTGTGCCGGAAGCCGTGGGCAATATCCTTCTTGGTGATGATACCTGTGAGATTATCTCCATCCATTACCAGAAGCCGTGAGATATGGTGCTTCAGTAACAGGTTGCGTGCGTATGCAATGGTGTCTGTTCTGCTCACGACATAGACCGGGGATGACATCATCTCTCTGACAATCATGGCTCTCACCTCAGTGCGAGTGCTTTAACAAGATCATATTCTGTTATCATTCCGATAAGGCGCGCATCTTCTGTAACGGGAAACGCACCAATCTGCTTCTGAATCATCTCGCGTGCTATCTCATGAATATCCTTATCCGGGGTGGTCGTCTGGAGGTTGCCGGAGATGATCGAGCGGATCGGCCGTGCGGTCACTTCTGCCACATCGCCTGTCTGCATCGACCGGAATACTTCACCGGAGCCGACATACGTCATGATGTCGGTTGCTGTGATGATTCCAAAGAGGACGTCATCTGAGACGACCGGCAATCTCCTGAAATGATATTTATTCATCTGTCGTGCAACTTCGGCGATTGAACAGTCGGGATAGGTTACCCGTGGTGAATAGGACATAACATCCTCGACCGTCAGCTGGCTCTGCTCGATGGAGAGAGACTTGAGGAGATCATATTCGGTGACGATACCAACAACGTGCTCATCTCCGTCAATGATCGGTACACCTCCATGCCTCTTCCCGACGATGATATCGACTGCGTCATCAATGTCATCGCTCGTCTGCAGTGTCATCACATTCTCGGTCATGATGGATCTGAGACTCTCATTGATGGCAGAGAGGAAATTGCCCTGATGTTTGTTTTTGACCAGGTTGTGCCGGTCTCCACCTCCCATAAAGTCAACGATGTCGGAGACGGTGATAATGCCACGCAGCTTCCGACTTCCGGCATCCGCTATCGGGAGCCTCCGGAATCCTTCACGCGTCATCGTCTCGACGCCGTCGCAGATGGTCATTGTCGGGGGGACGCAGATAACATTTCCAACAGCAATGCTCATCACACCTCCCTGACGACCGGCCGGGCGTGATTTAAACTCAACCGGTCCCCGATCCTGTTTGCCGGCTCTCATAAGATACCGTTCACTTTTATTATGGCCTGAATTATTATCGTGCATGGTGATTCCTTACGCCTTTTTGACAATGGTTCTCAGGACATCATGGCGATCCAGGATGCCAACGACAGTACCCTCAGAAACAACCGGCATCCGGCTGATATCGTGAGATACAAGGAGGTGGGACGCTTCTGACACCTGCATATCCGGTGTCGCCGTAATGACAGGTGTGGTCATCACCTTGTTTACCTGGGTCCTGGTGCTGTTTCCAAGGGATCGCCTGATACCGCCGTTCTCAACAAGATCCCGGCGTGAAATCACTCCGAGGAGCTCCTTTCCCCT
Coding sequences within it:
- the fni gene encoding type 2 isopentenyl-diphosphate Delta-isomerase, with translation MTLPEQTTSRKLDHLRICSEKEIEAGCSGFSDVRIVHSALPEADMDHIDLSCRFLNTTLSSPLFIAAMTGGHPGTTEVNRRLGRAAERFGCAIGVGSQRAALERSDLRHSFSVVREEAPTAFIVANIGAIQLRDHGPAWAEEAVSMIEADAIAIHLNPLQEAIQPEGDHDATGCLKAIEELCSLVPFPVIAKETGSGISRETAYNLWNAGVQAIDIGGYGGTSWARVEGVRADEAGDPVQRRLGDDFLSWGIPTVVSLMEVRETGGPVIATGGLRNGLDIAKALALGADMAGMALPLLAPAMESDAALNAAIEEIHRELTVAMFLSGAATIRDMRRVRTYITGDTRDMIQETGCEKHYGDRSNSRRRI
- a CDS encoding isopentenyl phosphate kinase; this translates as MSKTTVLKLGGSVITEKQNPGVIHTTRLQAIAETIALHRDLPLIIVHGAGSCGHPEAHQYRIQEGVGEENAAGIGETHRAVAGLNGTVVSILRDAGIDAVGVHPLCGSLAEDGRLISFETGQLAVMADLGVVPVLHGDVVMDRRRGACIISGDQLVLRIAEGVRADRVGLATDVAGVLSGGEVVRELTRSTVDTIDLGDSEKMDVTGGMRGKVQELLALADTGITSSIFHIGRLGDFLAGDDHGGTEIVMEQL
- the mvk gene encoding mevalonate kinase, which translates into the protein MATWSAPGKVFLFGEHAVVYGKPGIAMAIKPRVMVTVRRAKRQKKPNSSYIAECFRQMGVSGSVYVRSQLPSSSGLGSSAAVTVATLFAINDEFEMGKSPEELSSLAHIVEKNVQKGRASATDTYVSTVGGMVLITGNTKRRLPPQPIQLVIGNSLTHHNTSEMVGKVAELKRTRPQIADPIIEAIAAVTKCSMHHFNNPRELGNLMNMNHALLDALGVGHPQISRLVLAARAAGALGAKVTGAGGGGCMFALCSKSAKTRVAGAIEACDARAIITTIDTQGVRKEKDE
- the amrB gene encoding AmmeMemoRadiSam system protein B, whose translation is MEIRRCTMAGMFYPGEPGHLEQVLGMFFTKQGEQLHPLGIIVPHAGYPYSGAVAARGYSTIDPGFAGTFIIIGPSHRGYRTCVSALPWETPLGILTNDEELSLALELPVDEAAHQDDENSLETQMPLIKYRFPRARITPILMGDQSAEEAERLSGLILRAIQKTKRDVVIVASSDFSHYIPKNTAEKIDAEAIKPILSLDTDAFYKTIRELGVSACGVGPIAAMLRATGDLGAEKGILLTYMTSGDVTGDPEVVGYAAIAVV
- the rpsB gene encoding 30S ribosomal protein S2, yielding MSETELDIELNEPLIPVEEYLAAGVHIGTQQKSNEMMNFIYRVRGDGLYIIDIRKTDERIKQVAKFLSGFEAPKILAVTSRQYGQYPARKFSETIGAMATTGRFIPGTLTNPALNKTSLQKYIEPDVVIVTDPIGDAQVVREAVLNGIPVIALCDTNNSTKNIDLVIPTNNKGRKALSMIYYLLTKEMLRIRGITTSLTPEDFETDL
- the eno gene encoding phosphopyruvate hydratase, giving the protein MTSIEAVTLRTILDSRGNPTIEADVIVNGGYGRAAAPSGASTGRHEAVVRPPQEAIPYAYNTVIPQLIGLDSRDQVTFDRILHEIDGTATFEGIGANIAVALSLANAKAAASATGIELYTHLGGVYADEAPLPLGNAIGGGAHAPGATEIQEFLIVPTGASSTEEAVFTNALVHKEVKKLLSGRGITCGKGDEGGWAPQISDTDALEIIGEAIDTITDETGVTVGIGLDVAASELWDGERYAYRDISRATEDQIAYIADLVDTYGLIYVEDPLHEEDFEGFGTLTSQIPDNCLICGDDLFVTNPERIQRGVELSSATAVLIKPNQIGTLTDTFEAVSLSHRTGMETVMSHRSGETTDTTIAHLATAFGCIYLKCGIVGGERIAKLNELIRISENFA
- a CDS encoding DNA-directed RNA polymerase subunit K, encoding MISYTRYERARIIGARALQISMGAPVLIKTGRIDPLEIALEEFDKGLVPITVKRHFGDQEVVVA
- a CDS encoding DNA-directed RNA polymerase subunit N translates to MIPVRCFTCGKVVSTAWDEFKERKAAGEDPKEILNTLGLERYCCRRMLLSHKEIIDEQYPYQ
- a CDS encoding 30S ribosomal protein S9, whose protein sequence is MGKIINTSGKRKTAVARATLREGKGRIRINSVPLEIYGSELIRMKITEALVLAPGVNDSIDIEINVSGGGINGQAEAVRTALGRGLLSWTNDPAIKEVYLGYDRTLLVNDSRQKEAKKPHGRGARKRFQKSYR
- a CDS encoding 50S ribosomal protein L13 — encoded protein: MTTIINADNLLLGRLASIVAKRVINGEEIAIVNVEKAIISGSRAHVLGKYHEKRNRGSVEGGPFYPRRPDDIMKRTIRGMIPYKTGHGAEALRRVKAYVGVPDEFAGQEMESIDEAHRNRLNKPMYVTLGTVSQNLGAKF